Proteins from one Faecalibacterium sp. I3-3-33 genomic window:
- a CDS encoding PPC domain-containing DNA-binding protein, producing the protein MEYKRFGNKIIVRIDKDEEILEQVKELALKENIRLAAVQALGATNSFTVGVYNVAEKKYYANTFSGSFEIVSLTGTINTMNGEFYTHLHMSAGNDKGEVFGGHLNRAVVSATCEMVVDVLDGTVDRQYDPITGLNLFKF; encoded by the coding sequence ATGGAATACAAACGTTTTGGCAATAAGATCATTGTACGCATCGACAAGGACGAGGAGATCCTTGAACAGGTCAAAGAGCTTGCCCTGAAGGAAAACATCCGCCTTGCCGCTGTGCAGGCGCTGGGCGCCACCAACAGCTTCACGGTGGGCGTATATAATGTAGCGGAGAAGAAATACTACGCCAACACCTTCAGCGGCAGCTTTGAGATCGTGTCCCTGACCGGCACCATCAACACCATGAACGGTGAATTCTACACCCACCTGCACATGAGCGCCGGCAACGACAAGGGTGAGGTGTTCGGCGGGCATCTGAACCGGGCGGTGGTCAGCGCCACCTGTGAGATGGTGGTGGATGTTCTGGACGGCACGGTAGACCGCCAATACGACCCCATTACCGGGCTGAACCTGTTCAAGTTCTGA
- a CDS encoding DUF1919 domain-containing protein, translating into MLVKLREFFRTAYNFFNRIRLKNTDVTLIASNCNGCCILHDLGLKFNSPFVNLWVEPSDFIKLCENLKDYLQYDLVFITPPESEITYPVALLNDVKLYFQHYSSKEEAALAWDRRKSRINSDALYFLFTDRDGCTEQNLLDFEQLPLKHKAVLCHKPHPDIKSAVYIKGFESEPCVGMCMRYRSRFSIRKYYDDFDYVAWFNQT; encoded by the coding sequence ATGCTTGTCAAATTACGGGAATTTTTTCGAACAGCTTATAATTTTTTCAATCGCATCCGCCTGAAAAATACCGATGTCACTTTGATCGCCAGTAACTGCAATGGCTGCTGCATCCTACATGATCTCGGTTTGAAATTCAATTCACCCTTTGTAAATCTATGGGTCGAGCCTTCTGACTTTATAAAGCTCTGCGAAAATTTGAAGGATTATCTCCAATACGACCTTGTATTTATTACACCGCCCGAATCTGAAATCACTTACCCGGTTGCTTTGCTGAATGACGTCAAGTTATATTTCCAGCATTATTCTTCCAAAGAGGAAGCCGCTCTGGCTTGGGATCGCCGAAAAAGTCGAATAAATTCTGATGCTCTCTATTTCCTTTTTACAGACCGCGATGGATGCACCGAGCAAAATCTGTTGGACTTCGAGCAGTTGCCTTTGAAACACAAGGCTGTACTTTGTCACAAACCGCATCCTGACATTAAATCCGCCGTTTACATCAAAGGGTTTGAAAGCGAACCATGTGTCGGAATGTGTATGCGTTATCGGAGTCGCTTTTCTATCAGAAAATACTACGACGATTTTGACTATGTTGCATGGTTCAATCAAACTTAA
- a CDS encoding DUF6019 family protein, translating into MWNELGISGGTAIVILIALYYVIKWAVRNGIKEAYRAITGEKTNEDIQNEKELEELGSDSEEQ; encoded by the coding sequence ATGTGGAATGAATTAGGCATCAGCGGAGGAACCGCAATTGTTATTTTGATCGCGCTGTATTATGTTATCAAATGGGCAGTAAGAAACGGCATCAAAGAAGCTTACCGTGCTATCACGGGAGAGAAAACCAATGAAGATATCCAAAACGAAAAAGAACTGGAAGAACTCGGATCAGATTCAGAAGAGCAATAA
- a CDS encoding type II toxin-antitoxin system RelE/ParE family toxin, translating to MTYKIKYLPLAVQDLNDIARYLSGFYPKTASRVLKELREKITKLGDTPKMCEVYRLDPAYRRMVVDQYLVFYCVNDENKIVEIHRVLRGAWNLPQYLE from the coding sequence ATGACGTATAAGATCAAATATCTGCCCCTTGCTGTGCAGGACCTGAATGATATTGCCCGGTATTTGTCCGGTTTTTATCCGAAAACAGCCAGCCGCGTACTGAAAGAGCTGCGGGAGAAGATCACAAAATTAGGCGATACCCCGAAAATGTGCGAAGTCTACCGCCTTGACCCGGCTTATCGTAGGATGGTCGTTGACCAGTATCTGGTGTTCTACTGCGTCAACGATGAAAACAAGATCGTGGAGATTCACCGTGTGCTGCGAGGCGCTTGGAATCTGCCGCAGTATCTGGAATAA
- a CDS encoding type II toxin-antitoxin system prevent-host-death family antitoxin, which produces MMQTFVRPSRDLRNHYAEISEMLKDHDHVIITNHGRGESVLINIEDYAKYEEFLHQRYVAEALAKAKQQAADPDTQWADHENVWETLGKQYDV; this is translated from the coding sequence ATGATGCAGACATTCGTTCGCCCTTCCCGGGATCTGCGCAACCATTACGCCGAAATTTCGGAGATGCTCAAAGACCATGACCATGTGATCATCACGAATCATGGCCGTGGAGAATCGGTCCTCATCAACATTGAGGACTACGCCAAGTACGAGGAGTTTTTGCACCAGCGGTATGTTGCCGAGGCACTTGCCAAGGCAAAGCAGCAGGCGGCTGACCCCGACACGCAGTGGGCAGACCACGAAAACGTATGGGAGACGCTGGGCAAGCAGTATGACGTATAA
- the ruvC gene encoding crossover junction endodeoxyribonuclease RuvC, with product MRVLGIDPGYAIVGWGVVEYAGNRFAPVDFGAVCTDAGVPFERRLDEVYIGIKEVIARTQPEVLAIEKLFYQHNQTTVIGVAEARGVILLAAAQAGLPIYEYTPMQVKQAVTGYGKAVKKQVQEMTRVLLHLPAVPKPDDTADALAMAITFCHTNGNQLNRYTRRVAGPI from the coding sequence ATGAGAGTTTTGGGCATCGACCCCGGTTACGCCATCGTGGGCTGGGGCGTGGTGGAGTATGCGGGCAACCGCTTTGCGCCGGTGGATTTCGGCGCGGTGTGCACGGACGCGGGCGTGCCGTTTGAGCGGCGGCTGGACGAGGTGTATATCGGCATCAAGGAGGTCATTGCGCGCACGCAGCCCGAGGTGCTTGCCATCGAAAAGCTGTTCTACCAGCACAACCAGACCACTGTCATCGGCGTAGCCGAGGCGCGCGGGGTCATTCTGCTGGCGGCGGCGCAGGCGGGGCTGCCCATCTACGAGTACACCCCCATGCAGGTCAAGCAGGCGGTCACCGGCTACGGCAAGGCCGTGAAAAAGCAGGTGCAGGAGATGACCCGGGTGCTGCTGCATCTGCCCGCCGTGCCAAAGCCGGACGATACCGCCGATGCGCTGGCCATGGCCATTACCTTCTGCCACACCAACGGCAACCAGCTCAACCGCTACACCCGCCGGGTGGCGGGCCCCATCTGA
- the ruvA gene encoding Holliday junction branch migration protein RuvA — MIYCLTGKIVKKSLNAVVLSCGGVGYYTQCPASVAGALPGVGQEATLYTVMSVTENDVSLYGFATEEQQACFEMLTAVSGVGPKVGLAILSVMEPQRVALAISAGDHKAFKAASGVGPKLAQRIVLELKDKVAKGFVDGISLEDVAGTAADTPATQSSAQAIAALVSLGYSQSEAALAIAKIDATLPVEEIIKLALRSMAGRR; from the coding sequence ATGATCTACTGTCTGACTGGAAAAATCGTGAAAAAAAGCCTGAACGCCGTGGTGCTCAGCTGCGGCGGCGTGGGCTACTATACCCAGTGCCCGGCCAGTGTGGCGGGGGCACTGCCCGGTGTGGGGCAGGAAGCTACCCTGTACACCGTGATGAGCGTGACCGAGAACGATGTGAGCCTGTACGGCTTTGCCACCGAGGAGCAGCAGGCCTGCTTTGAGATGCTGACTGCCGTGTCCGGCGTGGGCCCCAAGGTGGGGCTGGCCATCCTCAGCGTCATGGAGCCGCAGCGGGTGGCGCTGGCTATCTCGGCGGGGGACCACAAGGCGTTTAAGGCCGCTTCCGGCGTGGGGCCGAAGCTGGCGCAGCGCATCGTGCTGGAACTGAAGGATAAGGTGGCCAAGGGCTTTGTGGACGGCATCTCACTGGAGGATGTGGCGGGCACTGCCGCCGACACGCCCGCGACCCAGAGCAGCGCACAGGCCATTGCAGCGCTGGTGTCGCTGGGGTACAGCCAGAGCGAGGCGGCGCTGGCCATCGCAAAGATCGATGCCACGCTGCCGGTGGAAGAGATCATCAAGCTGGCCTTGCGCAGCATGGCAGGCAGGAGGTAA
- the ruvB gene encoding Holliday junction branch migration DNA helicase RuvB yields MQDDTALYGAKMMQPVMTPADSEENNLRPQHLEDYIGQEKAKQNLKIYLEAAKRRGEPVDHILLYGPPGLGKTTLAGIIANEMGVQIRITSGPAIEKPGDLAALLTNLQEGDVLFIDEIHRLSRQVEEVLYPALEDYALDIMIGKGPSAQSIRINLPRFTLVGATTRAGQITGPLRDRFGVLLKLELYSPDELSRIIMRSAGILDQPITPEGAYELAKCSRGTPRVANRFLKRIRDFATVLGDGIIDRDVALLGLKRMDVDALGLDELDRSLLRAIIEMYNGGPVGLETLAAALGEEAVTLEDLCEPYLMQMGFLTRTPRGRCATRLAYEHLGMKAPETGSAEENGQQSLF; encoded by the coding sequence ATGCAGGACGATACCGCGCTGTACGGCGCAAAAATGATGCAGCCCGTCATGACCCCGGCGGACAGTGAGGAAAATAACCTCCGCCCGCAGCATCTGGAGGACTACATCGGGCAGGAAAAGGCCAAGCAGAACCTGAAGATCTATCTGGAAGCCGCCAAGCGCCGGGGCGAGCCGGTGGATCACATTCTGCTCTACGGCCCGCCGGGTCTGGGCAAGACCACACTGGCGGGCATTATTGCCAACGAGATGGGGGTGCAGATCCGCATCACCAGCGGCCCTGCCATTGAAAAGCCCGGCGACCTTGCTGCCCTGCTGACCAACCTGCAGGAGGGCGATGTGCTGTTCATCGACGAGATCCACCGCCTGTCCCGGCAGGTGGAGGAGGTGCTGTATCCCGCGCTGGAGGACTACGCGCTGGATATCATGATCGGCAAAGGCCCCAGTGCCCAGAGCATCCGCATCAACCTGCCCCGGTTCACGCTGGTGGGCGCTACTACCCGCGCCGGACAGATCACCGGCCCTCTGCGCGACCGCTTTGGCGTGCTGCTCAAGCTGGAACTGTACAGCCCGGACGAGCTTTCCCGCATCATCATGCGGTCGGCGGGCATTCTGGATCAGCCCATCACCCCGGAGGGCGCTTATGAGCTGGCAAAGTGCAGCCGTGGCACCCCCCGTGTGGCGAATCGCTTTTTGAAGCGCATCCGCGACTTTGCCACCGTGCTGGGCGACGGCATCATCGATCGGGACGTGGCGCTGCTGGGGCTCAAGCGGATGGACGTGGACGCGCTGGGTCTGGACGAGCTGGACCGCAGCCTGCTGCGTGCCATCATCGAGATGTACAACGGCGGGCCGGTGGGTCTGGAAACGCTGGCTGCCGCGCTGGGCGAGGAGGCGGTCACGCTGGAGGATCTGTGCGAGCCGTATCTGATGCAGATGGGCTTTTTGACCCGCACCCCGCGCGGACGCTGCGCCACCCGCCTTGCCTACGAGCATCTGGGCATGAAAGCCCCGGAGACCGGCAGCGCCGAGGAAAACGGCCAGCAGAGCCTGTTCTGA
- a CDS encoding class I SAM-dependent methyltransferase, with the protein MRPADTWKDYELLDATDGNRLERWGETLLIRPDPQVVWKTPKQSPLWAKADAIYHRSNQGGGEWEYRRRLPEKWKISCGEGEDKLTLIVSPTGFKHTGVFPEQAVNWAWYQQKIRAANRPVKVLNLFGYTGGATLACAAAGATVCHVDASKGIVAWGKDNAVASNLTDKPIRWLVDDCAKFVAREKRRGNTYDGIIMDPPSYGRGPGGEIWKLEDCIYDLISQCEEVLSDTPLFFAVNSYTTGLSPAVMEYMLKTTLVPRFGGKTSCDEIGLPVSATGGVVPCGATAIWEE; encoded by the coding sequence ATGCGCCCTGCAGATACTTGGAAAGACTACGAACTGCTGGATGCCACCGACGGCAACCGGCTGGAACGCTGGGGAGAGACCCTGCTCATCCGCCCCGACCCGCAGGTGGTGTGGAAGACCCCCAAACAGAGCCCCCTGTGGGCAAAGGCAGATGCCATCTACCACCGCTCCAATCAGGGCGGCGGCGAGTGGGAGTACCGCCGCCGTCTGCCGGAAAAGTGGAAGATCAGCTGCGGCGAAGGGGAGGATAAGCTGACCCTTATCGTCAGCCCCACCGGCTTCAAGCACACCGGCGTGTTCCCGGAGCAGGCGGTCAACTGGGCGTGGTACCAGCAGAAGATCCGCGCCGCGAACCGTCCGGTGAAGGTGCTGAACCTCTTCGGCTACACCGGCGGCGCTACGCTGGCCTGTGCCGCTGCGGGCGCTACCGTCTGCCATGTGGATGCCTCCAAGGGCATCGTGGCATGGGGTAAGGACAACGCTGTGGCAAGCAACCTGACCGATAAGCCCATCCGCTGGCTGGTGGACGACTGCGCCAAGTTCGTGGCGCGGGAAAAGCGCCGGGGCAACACCTACGATGGCATCATCATGGACCCGCCCAGCTACGGGCGCGGCCCCGGCGGCGAGATCTGGAAGCTGGAGGACTGCATCTACGACCTCATCAGCCAGTGCGAAGAGGTGCTCAGCGATACCCCGCTGTTCTTTGCGGTCAACAGCTACACCACCGGCCTGTCTCCGGCGGTCATGGAGTATATGCTCAAAACCACGCTGGTGCCCCGCTTTGGCGGCAAGACAAGCTGCGATGAGATCGGTCTGCCGGTATCTGCCACCGGCGGCGTGGTGCCCTGCGGTGCTACCGCTATTTGGGAAGAATAA
- a CDS encoding energy-coupling factor transporter ATPase, which yields MSETILTAENLKFRYDAEQPGYALDGVSVQVKRGEFVAVLGANGCGKSTLAKHFNAILLPESGKVYVEGMDTADEDKLYDIRQTVGMVFQNPDNQIVATVVEEDVAFALENLGVPQDEMRRRVDDSMKMAGIYEYRERAPHNLSGGQKQRVAIAGVVAMRPDCLILDEATAMLDPRGREQVMQTIHYLNRNMGITVVSITHYMEEAAQADRVLVMSKGHVVMEGTPKEVFSQTEKVRSLHLDVPQAAELRDELVKAGIPMPEGIIDTGACAQALYELLQ from the coding sequence ATGAGTGAAACGATTTTAACTGCTGAAAATTTGAAGTTCCGCTACGATGCCGAGCAGCCGGGCTACGCGCTGGACGGCGTATCCGTGCAGGTAAAGCGCGGAGAGTTCGTGGCGGTGCTGGGCGCGAACGGCTGCGGCAAATCCACGCTGGCTAAGCACTTCAACGCCATTTTGCTGCCCGAGAGCGGCAAGGTGTATGTGGAGGGCATGGATACCGCAGACGAGGACAAGCTCTATGATATCCGCCAGACCGTGGGCATGGTGTTCCAGAACCCGGACAACCAAATCGTGGCTACCGTGGTGGAAGAGGATGTGGCCTTTGCGCTGGAAAACCTCGGCGTGCCGCAGGACGAGATGCGCCGCCGGGTGGACGACTCCATGAAGATGGCGGGCATCTACGAATACCGCGAGCGTGCACCCCACAACCTTTCCGGCGGTCAGAAGCAGCGTGTGGCCATCGCCGGTGTGGTTGCCATGCGCCCGGACTGCCTGATCTTGGACGAAGCCACCGCCATGCTGGACCCGCGCGGCCGCGAGCAGGTGATGCAGACCATCCACTACCTGAACAGGAACATGGGCATCACGGTGGTGTCCATCACCCACTATATGGAAGAAGCCGCACAGGCCGACCGTGTGCTGGTGATGAGCAAGGGTCATGTAGTGATGGAGGGTACCCCGAAAGAGGTGTTCAGCCAGACCGAGAAGGTGCGCAGTCTGCATCTGGACGTGCCGCAGGCCGCCGAGCTGCGGGACGAGCTGGTGAAGGCCGGCATCCCGATGCCGGAGGGCATCATCGACACCGGTGCCTGCGCACAGGCGCTGTATGAGCTGCTGCAGTAA
- a CDS encoding energy-coupling factor transporter ATPase, whose protein sequence is MADIIKVEHLSYVYNPGLPTAVTALDDVSFTVEEGDFVGIIGATGSGKSTLITHMNGLNKPTSGKIYIDGRDLWADPEKIRDFRFLTGLVFQYPEYQLFEETCYKDIAFGPKNMGLDEAEVDRRVHEAADFVGLDPALLERSPFELSGGQKRRVAVAGVMAMKPRILVLDEPAAGLDPEGRDDILSEVKEYHKKTGTTVLLVSHSMEDIAKYANRVLVMSNKKIAMYDTVEKVFARAPELLELGLSVPQVTKIFLKLREMGVDVPADVYTIPYAVKTLLEAKRRRDAGESLVLPRSAAQKGGAV, encoded by the coding sequence ATGGCAGATATCATTAAGGTAGAACACCTGAGCTACGTCTATAACCCCGGCCTGCCCACCGCAGTGACCGCACTGGATGACGTAAGCTTTACCGTAGAAGAGGGCGATTTTGTGGGCATCATCGGGGCGACAGGCTCCGGCAAAAGCACCCTCATCACCCACATGAACGGCCTGAACAAGCCCACCAGCGGCAAAATTTATATTGATGGCCGCGACCTGTGGGCAGACCCGGAAAAGATCCGGGATTTCCGTTTCCTCACCGGGCTTGTGTTCCAGTACCCGGAATACCAGCTGTTTGAGGAGACCTGCTACAAGGACATCGCCTTTGGCCCGAAGAACATGGGCTTGGACGAAGCCGAGGTAGACCGCCGCGTCCACGAAGCCGCAGACTTTGTAGGCTTAGACCCGGCGCTTTTGGAGCGCAGCCCCTTTGAGCTGTCCGGCGGTCAGAAGCGCCGGGTGGCGGTGGCGGGTGTGATGGCCATGAAGCCCCGCATCCTTGTGCTGGACGAGCCCGCCGCCGGTCTTGACCCGGAGGGACGGGACGATATCCTTTCCGAGGTGAAGGAGTACCACAAAAAGACCGGTACCACCGTGCTGCTGGTGTCCCACAGCATGGAGGATATCGCCAAGTATGCCAACCGCGTGCTGGTGATGAGCAACAAGAAAATTGCCATGTATGACACGGTGGAAAAGGTCTTTGCCCGCGCCCCGGAGCTGCTGGAGCTTGGGCTATCGGTGCCGCAGGTGACTAAAATTTTCCTCAAGCTGCGGGAGATGGGGGTGGACGTCCCGGCGGACGTGTACACCATTCCCTACGCGGTCAAGACCCTGCTGGAAGCAAAGCGCCGCCGCGATGCCGGGGAAAGCCTTGTGCTGCCCCGCAGCGCTGCACAGAAAGGGGGTGCTGTCTGA
- a CDS encoding energy-coupling factor transporter transmembrane component T family protein → MLRDITIGQHFPGNSLVHRFDPRLKLVLTVAYIVLLFAASNPLGLTLSILFLGVMYRVAKIPVKMIGKSLKPILPIVLFTAVLNLFFVSGEGDPLVHFWFLTIYAEGVRYAVLMAVRVMALIAGTSLLTYTTSPIVLTDAIEQLLKPLGKLHFPVHELAMMMSIALRFIPTLIEETDKIMNAQKARGAQLDTGKMTDRVKALVPVLIPLFISAFRRADELAMAMECRCYRGGTGRTRLKVLRCEKQDYIDLAVCIACFAVILASRLVFPNY, encoded by the coding sequence ATGCTGCGAGATATCACCATCGGTCAGCACTTCCCGGGCAACAGTCTGGTGCACCGGTTCGACCCCAGACTGAAGCTTGTGCTGACGGTCGCTTATATCGTGCTGCTGTTTGCAGCCTCCAACCCCTTGGGGCTTACCCTGTCCATTCTCTTTTTGGGGGTCATGTACAGGGTGGCAAAGATCCCGGTCAAGATGATCGGCAAAAGCCTGAAACCCATTCTGCCCATCGTGCTGTTCACGGCGGTGCTGAACCTCTTCTTTGTCTCCGGCGAGGGCGACCCGCTGGTGCATTTCTGGTTTTTGACCATCTACGCCGAGGGCGTGCGCTATGCGGTGCTGATGGCGGTGCGCGTGATGGCGCTCATTGCGGGCACCAGTCTGCTTACCTACACCACCAGCCCCATCGTGCTGACCGATGCCATTGAGCAGCTGCTCAAGCCCTTGGGCAAGCTGCACTTCCCGGTGCACGAGCTGGCGATGATGATGAGCATTGCGCTGCGCTTTATCCCCACCCTCATCGAGGAGACGGATAAGATCATGAACGCGCAAAAAGCGCGCGGCGCGCAGCTGGATACCGGCAAAATGACCGACCGGGTCAAGGCGCTGGTGCCGGTGCTCATCCCGCTGTTCATCTCGGCCTTCCGCCGCGCGGACGAGCTGGCTATGGCCATGGAGTGCCGCTGCTACCGTGGCGGCACGGGCCGCACCCGCCTGAAGGTGCTGCGCTGCGAAAAGCAGGACTACATCGACCTTGCGGTCTGCATCGCCTGCTTTGCCGTCATCCTTGCCTCCCGGCTGGTGTTCCCGAATTACTAA
- the truA gene encoding tRNA pseudouridine(38-40) synthase TruA: MNFLLTLAYDGTNYCGFQVQPNGRSVAATFQDALEAVLGSRPDIKGCSRTDAGVHALGFRLNFHADTRIPPQKLPLALNQHLPPDIRVLAAQTVPEDFHARYAAHTKTYLYRIHNHPIDSPFDAAYYTRVPRRLDEAAMQAAAQQFMGTHDFLALCAAGSSAAAHGDTVRTITDCHVTRRGDEVDIEVTADGYLYNMVRILAGTLCEVGAGRLRAADIPAILASRDRSRAGPTLPAKGLFLKCVDYPEKEEQP; this comes from the coding sequence ATGAACTTTTTACTTACCCTTGCCTACGACGGCACAAATTACTGCGGCTTTCAGGTGCAGCCCAACGGGCGCAGCGTGGCGGCCACCTTTCAGGATGCACTGGAAGCGGTGCTGGGCAGCCGCCCCGATATCAAGGGCTGCAGCCGCACCGATGCCGGGGTGCACGCGCTGGGCTTCCGGCTGAACTTCCATGCCGATACCCGCATCCCGCCCCAGAAGCTGCCGCTGGCGCTCAACCAGCATCTGCCGCCGGATATCCGGGTGCTTGCAGCGCAGACCGTGCCGGAGGATTTTCACGCCCGGTACGCCGCCCATACCAAGACCTACCTGTACCGCATCCATAACCACCCCATCGACTCGCCCTTTGACGCCGCCTACTATACCCGGGTGCCCCGGCGGCTGGACGAAGCCGCCATGCAGGCGGCGGCGCAGCAGTTCATGGGCACCCACGATTTTCTGGCGCTGTGCGCGGCGGGCAGTTCTGCTGCCGCCCATGGGGACACCGTGCGCACCATCACGGACTGCCACGTCACCCGGCGCGGGGACGAGGTGGACATTGAAGTGACCGCCGACGGCTACCTGTACAATATGGTGCGCATTCTGGCGGGCACCTTGTGCGAGGTGGGCGCGGGGCGGCTGCGCGCGGCGGACATCCCCGCCATTCTGGCAAGCCGGGACCGCAGCCGGGCAGGCCCCACCCTGCCCGCGAAGGGCTTGTTTTTAAAGTGTGTGGATTACCCGGAAAAGGAGGAGCAGCCATGA
- a CDS encoding DUF5711 family protein: protein MKKLHRGGSSPDGEPLSAGRVEYLEAARQRVRRRRLRRTVILLAALILVTLFATGAVGASIARVKDLVDTVHIALSPAVGWPQQTGLGELTAVQPMSGSFVAMDEDACVVYSLGGTRLAGIQSGYARPALAAGKTRFVLYNRSGNELRVESRTQNLYRKTLENSIYLCAMSDTGTLAVATDSADSTARLTVYTPTMTEQLHWDMTGTQGTPVRMAFAADSRRLAVAAVTSSAGQLQANLFVLSLAQGDPVQLSSGDSVPQWLGWLNNDTVLAVYENCAVVYGADGGERGRFDLGGGSLVSVSQDGANAALLLENGQVCTAVLLDKDLNVQYSGNVPAANQILRRGQNFYLLTDSGVECFATDGVYQWGQELSVRPQALIAGKQLLVLCGNTVQQIAPPEQTASSAR, encoded by the coding sequence ATGAAAAAGCTTCATCGCGGCGGCAGCAGCCCGGACGGAGAGCCGCTTTCTGCCGGACGGGTGGAATATCTGGAGGCAGCGCGCCAGCGGGTGCGCCGCCGCCGTCTGCGCCGCACCGTGATTCTTCTGGCGGCGCTGATACTGGTCACCCTGTTTGCCACCGGCGCGGTGGGTGCATCCATCGCCCGGGTAAAGGATCTGGTGGATACGGTGCATATCGCCCTGTCCCCGGCGGTGGGCTGGCCGCAGCAGACCGGCCTTGGGGAGCTGACGGCCGTGCAGCCTATGTCCGGCAGCTTTGTAGCCATGGACGAGGATGCCTGCGTGGTGTACAGCTTGGGCGGCACCCGCCTTGCCGGCATCCAGAGCGGCTACGCCCGCCCGGCGCTGGCTGCGGGCAAGACCCGCTTTGTGCTGTACAACCGCTCCGGCAACGAGCTGCGGGTGGAAAGCCGCACCCAGAACCTGTACAGAAAAACGCTGGAAAACAGCATCTATCTGTGCGCCATGTCGGACACCGGCACGCTGGCAGTGGCTACCGATTCTGCCGACAGCACAGCCCGGCTGACCGTGTATACCCCCACCATGACGGAGCAGCTGCACTGGGATATGACCGGCACGCAGGGCACCCCGGTGCGGATGGCGTTTGCCGCCGACAGCCGCCGTCTGGCGGTGGCGGCGGTCACCTCCAGTGCGGGGCAGTTACAGGCAAACCTCTTTGTGCTCAGCCTTGCGCAGGGCGACCCGGTGCAGCTGAGCAGCGGGGACAGCGTGCCCCAGTGGCTGGGCTGGCTGAACAACGACACCGTGCTGGCTGTGTATGAGAACTGCGCCGTGGTGTACGGTGCGGACGGCGGCGAGCGGGGACGTTTCGACCTTGGCGGCGGCAGCCTTGTCAGTGTTTCGCAGGACGGTGCAAACGCCGCCCTGCTGCTGGAAAACGGGCAGGTGTGCACCGCCGTGCTGCTGGATAAAGATCTGAACGTGCAGTACAGCGGCAATGTGCCTGCGGCAAACCAGATCCTGCGCCGGGGGCAAAACTTTTATCTGCTCACCGACAGCGGCGTGGAATGCTTTGCCACAGACGGGGTGTACCAGTGGGGACAGGAGCTTTCCGTCCGTCCGCAGGCGCTCATCGCGGGTAAGCAGCTGCTGGTGCTGTGCGGCAACACGGTGCAGCAGATCGCTCCGCCGGAGCAAACGGCTTCCAGCGCCCGGTGA